In the Colletotrichum lupini chromosome 1, complete sequence genome, one interval contains:
- a CDS encoding FAD binding domain-containing protein, with amino-acid sequence MKSSAVIATAARVAAPFAAAGLLPKRVENATCRSLPGDASWPATTAWDTLNTTVSGKLIATVPIGSVCHDPNYDEAACTALQNSWTLPETHFPSSSSVMQSYFANQSCDPFTDRTLPCLLGNYVNYAVEVTSAQDVVETINFARENNIRFLVRNTGHDHLGRSTGAGALAAWTHKLKEITVTTWSDDLWSGPAIKMGAGVLGYELTEAGKTAGLVVVGGECPTVGPAGGYIQGGGHSALTTNFGMAADQALEYEVVTADGKIVTASRTENADLFWALSGGGPGTFGVVTAVTVRAYPDATIGGVGLQTAASYTTQEKWWQMLDAFHSLLPGMTDQGAMVVFLYSSSVFAINPLTAYNKTAEEAKTILQPFLDVLANLSIPYSSAATNYSSYRDHYDKWMGPLPYGHVEVESYNFGSRLVPRSVLTDTTARAAYVSAIRYGADNHGVLSAGVALNATAPAGVDNAVNPHFRKAAIHVQYSTAWSNDPADWEQMKGDQKTMTEEIIPPIEAATPGSGNYVNEADFNIPDWKEKFFGGNYDKLLTIKTKWDPSGVFYALKTVGSDKWNVAADGRMCRA; translated from the exons ATGAAGTCCTCCGCCGTCATCGCAACGGCGGCCAGGGTCGCCGCGCCCTTCGCTGCCGCGGGCCTTCTCCCCAAGCGCGTCGAGAATGCTACGTGCCGCTCCCTCCCCGGCGACGCCAGCTGGCCCGCCACGACGGCTTGGGATACCCTCAACACCACTGTCAGCGGCAAGCTCATCGCCACCGTGCCCATTGGCTCCGTGTGTCACGACCCCAACTACGACGAGGCTGCCTGCACGGCGCTGCAAAACTCGTGGACTCTTCCCGAGACTCA cttcccctcctcctcttccgtgATGCAGAGCTATTTCGCCAACCAGTCCTGCGACCCCTTCACGGATCGCACGCTTCCGTGTCTGCTCGGAAACTACGTCAACTATGCTGTTGAGGTGACATCTGCCCAAGATGTTGTCGAGACCATCAACTTTGCGCGGGAGAACAACATCAGATTCCTCGTCCGCAACACGGGTCATGA CCATCTTGGCCGCTCAACCGGTGCCGGAGCCCTCGCGGCATGGACCCACAAACTCAAGGAGATCACCGTGACCACTTGGTCCGATGACCTCTGGTCCGGCCCCGCAATCAAGATGGGCGCCGGCGTTCTCGGCTATGAACTCACCGAGGCCGGCAAGACCGCCggcctcgtcgtcgtcggcggcgAATGTCCCACCGTCGGTCCCGCCGGAGGCTACATCCAGGGCGGTGGCCACTCGGCCCTCACCACCAACTTTGGTATGGCCGCCGACCAGGCGCTCGAGTACGAGGTCGTCACCGCCGACGGCAAGATCGTCACCGCCTCCCGCACGGAGAACGCGGACCTCTTCTGGGCCCTCAGTGGCGGCGGCCCCGGAACCTTCGGCGTCGTTACCGCCGTCACCGTCCGCGCATACCCCGACGCCACCATCGGCGGCGTTGGTCTCCAGACTGCTGCTTCGTACACCACCCAAGAGAAGTGGTGGCAGATGCTCGACGCCTTCCACTCCCTCCTCCCCGGCATGACCGACCAGGGCGCCATGGTCGTCTTCCTCTACAGCAGCAGCGTCTTCGCCATCAACCCTCTCACGGCCTACAACAAGACGGCCGAGGAGGCAAAGACCATCCTCCAGCCCTTCCTCGACGTCCTCGCCAACCTCTCCATCCCCTACTCTTCCGCCGCCACAAACTACTCGAGCTACCGCGACCACTACGACAAGTGGATGGGTCCCCTCCCCTACGGCCACGTCGAGGTCGAGTCCTACAACTTTGGCTCCCGCCTCGTGCCCCGCTCCGTCCTAACAGACACCACCGCCCGCGCGGCCTACGTCTCAGCCATCCGCTACGGCGCCGACAACCACGGCGTCCTCTCCGCCGGCGTGGCCCTCAACGCCACGGCGCCCGCGGGCGTCGACAACGCCGTGAACCCGCACTTCCGCAAGGCTGCCATCCACGTGCAGTACTCGACGGCGTGGAGCAACGACCCGGCCGACTGGGAGCAGATGAAGGGGGACCAGAAGACCATGACGGAAGAAATCATCCCGCCCATCGAGGCCGCGACGCCCGGGTCCGGAAACTACGTCAACGAGGCCGACTTCAACATCCCCGACTGGAAGGAGAAGTTCTTTGGCGGCAACTATGACAAGTTGCTCACCATCAAGACCAAGTGGGACCCCTCGGGCGTG
- a CDS encoding ATPase → MPFAAARVRNQNNPAARNRNQPHNQAIPSFLPHRPSASDMSFPEKPLPRGQPQSPRQPGVRLRIEKVRDKALQTQLIYANVAGVSYRDFAPSRDGQDINILIRARDPVRGTVRENVVRARPTPELPEGTISLSDPQRSWLKIGMTDTFEGEVYDANRQGATHLEAMDLELSWASMKRDPNYEFKHEYLAKVFERFFQMHFFAPGQRTLLDIEGLKIFATVKTITFAGGKGPDAVVTSSDPSARGFFSTNTLLSFFKGAESDMKLQVGEHQGNANPIISPDFKFEDMGIGGLQDEFATIFRRAFASRVFPPQLVAKLGIQHVKGILLFGPPGTGKTLIARQIGKMLNAREPKIINGPEVLNKFVGQSEENIRKMFADAEKEYKEKGDQSGLHIIIFDELDAVCKQRGSGAGGGTGVGDSVVNQLLTKLDGVDQLNNILLIGMTNRKDMIDEALLRPGRLEVQLEISLPNEEGRKEIFMIHTAKMRDNNIMDSKVDLASLAARTKNYSGAEISGVVKAATSFAFNRHTEVGNSAKMKNDVSAMKITMDDFDNALTEVKPAYGVSEDELAFALGMGILQFNNNIPAIIRTMQGYIDTVKESDVLNRIPVLLHGPPESGKTALAAHTASLSDFPFVKLISPQHLTAFRDEFGKKDYLTKVFTDAYKSERSIVILDNFEQLIEWNPIGPRFSNTVLDRLISLIQTQPPKGRRILIMVTTSERFVLSNLGVLKHFRRQIPVPAISDVRELAQVLDQSGMFGGNDIQTVIQSIRNDTRSDKIGLGIKTILESIEESKIEASSQGTDMLESLSNRLVTAISSNALDE, encoded by the exons ATGCCATTCGCTGCAGCAAGGGTAAG AAACCAGAACAACCCGGCCGCACGAAATCGTAACCAACCTCACAACCAAGCGATCCCATCGTTTCTGCCACACCGACCGAGCGCCTCAGATATGAGCTTCCCCGAGAAGCCGCTCCCCCGCGGCCAGCCGCAGTCGCCGAGACAGCCCGGTGTGCGGCTGAGAATCGAGAAAGTCAGGGACAAGGCCCTGCAGACCCAGCTTATTTATGCCAACGT CGCAGGTGTCAGCTACCGAGACTTCGCCCCGAGCCGCGACGGCCAGGACATCAACATCCTGATTCGAGCCAGAGACCCTGTCCGAGGAACAGTACGAGAGAACGTTGTCAGAGCGCGACCAACACCCGAACTCCCCGAGGGCACCATCAGTCTGTCCGACCCGCAACGATCATGGCTGAAGATCGGAATGACCGACACCTTCGAGGGTGAGGTGTACGATGCGAACAGACAAGGCGCAACTCACCTCGAGGCGATGGACCTCGAGCTGTCCTGGGCCTCGATGAAGAGGGACCCCAACTACGAGTTCAAGCACGAATACTTGGCCAAGGTCTTTGAGCGTTTCTTCCAGATGCACTTCTTCGCCCCCGGTCAGCGCACTCTGCTGGACATTGAAGGTCTCAAGATCTTTGCTACCGTCAAGACCATCACTTTTGCTGGAGGCAAAGGTCCCGACGCCGTCGTCACATCATCAGACCCTTCTGCCCGCGGATTCTTCAGCACGAACACGCTATTGTCCTTCTTCAAGGGCGCCGAGTCGGATATGAAGCTTCAGGTCGGTGAGCACCAGGGTAACGCCAACCCCATTATCTCGCCAGACTTCAAGTTTGAGGATATGGGTATTGGTGGTCTCCAGGACGAATTCGCCACCATTTTCCGCAGAGCTTTTGCTTCTCGCGTCTTCCCTCCCCAGCTGGTAGCGAAGCTGGGTATTCAGCACGTCAAGGGCATCCTGCTCTTCGGCCCCCCTGGAACCGGAAAGACGCTTATCGCTAGACAAATCGGAAAGATGCTCAACGCTCGTGAGCCCAAGATTATCAACGGTCCTGAGGTTCTCAACAAGTTTGTCGGTCAATCTGAAGAGAACATTCGAAAGATGTTTGCGGATGCTGAGAAGGAGTATAAGGAGAAGGGCGACCAGAGTGGTCTTCATATTATCATTTTCGATGAGTTGGATGCCGTCTGCAAGCAAAGAGGCTCCGGTGCCGGTGGCGGCACTGGTGTTGGTGACAGTGTTGTTAACCAGCTTCTCACCAAGCTCGACGGTGTTGACCAGCTTAACAACATCCTGCTCATCGGTATGACCAACCGTAAAGACATGATCGATGAGGCGCTTCTGCGTCCCGGTCGTTTGGAGGTTCAGTTGGAGATTAGCTTGCCCAACGAAGAGGGACGCAAGGAAATCTTCATGATTCACACTGCCAAGATGCGAGACAACAACATTATGGATTCCAAGGTTGACCTGGCCTCACTGGCAGCTCGCACCAAGAACTACTCTGGTGCCGAGATCTCTGGTGTCGTCAAGGCTGCAACGTCGTTCGCCTTCAACCGTCACACCGAGGTCGGCAACAGCGCTAAGATGAAGAATGATGTATCCGCGATGAAGATCACCATGGACGATTTCGACAACGCACTGACCGAGGTCAAGCCGGCTTATGGTGTTTCTGAAGACGAGCTGGCGTTTGCCCTTGGCATGGGAATCCTTCAGTTCAACAACAACATCCCCGCCATTATCCGCACGATGCAGGGCTACATCGACACAGTCAAAGAGTCAGATGTTCTCAACAGGATACCAGTCCTTCTTCACGGGCCCCCGGAGTCAGGCAAGACTGCTTTGGCCGCCCACACCGCCTCCCTTTCAGACTTCCCCTTTGTTAAGCTCATTTCGCCTCAGCACTTGACTGCTTTCCGAGATGAGTTTGGAAAGAAGGACTACCTCACCAAGGTTTTCACCGACGCTTACAAGTCTGAGCGTAGCATCGTAATTTTGGATAACTTTGAGCAACTCATTGAGTGGAACCCAATTGGGCCACGCTTCTCCAACACGGTGCTCGACAGACTCATTTCCCTCATCCAAACCCAGCCACCAAAG GGCCGTCGTATCCTCATCATGGTCACCACCTCAGAACGCTTCGTACTCAGCAACTTGGGTGTTCTTAAGCACTTCCGCAGACAGATTCCGGTACCCGCCATATCTGATGTACGCGAACTCGCCCAAGTCCTGGACCAGTCAGGAATGTTTGGTGGCAACGACATTCAGACCGTCATCCAGTCCATACGCAATGACACTCGGTCGGACAAGATCGGTCTTGGCATCAAGACGATTCTTGAGTCAATCGAGGAATCAAAGATTGAGGCATCCTCACAAGGCACCGACATGCTGGAGAGTCTGTCAAACAGGCTTGTGACGGCTATTTCCTCCAATGCCCTAGACGAGTAA